A genome region from Alkalimarinus coralli includes the following:
- a CDS encoding nitroreductase family protein gives MMELFSAVEQRRAIKHYDTDASVAEADFQQIMQAVLLSPTSYNIQHWRFVRVKSRDIRLKIKDAAWGQQQVEDASEVIVLCADTQAWADRPERYWANADETTQSILLPMLQSFYTGKEQTQRDEAMRSCGMAAQTLMLAAKALGYDTCPMIGFDEHAVADIIQLPESYVISMIITIGKAARAANVRGGQLSLAEALVEDRF, from the coding sequence ATGATGGAACTTTTTTCGGCAGTAGAACAGCGTAGAGCGATAAAACATTACGATACTGATGCAAGCGTTGCAGAGGCAGACTTTCAGCAAATCATGCAAGCCGTTTTGCTTTCACCTACCTCTTACAATATTCAGCATTGGCGTTTTGTGAGAGTTAAAAGCCGAGACATAAGGTTAAAAATTAAGGACGCTGCCTGGGGACAACAACAGGTTGAAGACGCATCAGAAGTGATTGTTTTATGCGCTGATACGCAGGCTTGGGCAGACCGGCCAGAGCGCTACTGGGCCAATGCAGACGAAACCACTCAGTCTATTTTGTTGCCAATGCTGCAATCCTTCTACACTGGCAAGGAGCAAACTCAACGAGATGAGGCGATGCGCTCCTGCGGGATGGCGGCTCAGACGTTAATGTTAGCAGCCAAAGCATTAGGTTATGACACATGCCCGATGATCGGCTTTGACGAGCACGCCGTTGCAGATATTATCCAACTGCCAGAAAGTTATGTTATCAGTATGATTATAACGATCGGCAAAGCTGCACGGGCTGCCAACGTGCGTGGTGGACAGCTGTCGTTAGCTGAAGCGTTGGTTGAAGACCGGTTTTGA
- a CDS encoding alkyl/aryl-sulfatase: protein MRKKLALTVSLTLLFVTPVMGGTDPKPATKHTIEANKKVLEALPFSDTQDFKDAQRGFIAKPDTLTIKSKDGVPVWDLEQYKQYIQLDKPAPDTVNPSLWRNAQLVMQHGLFEVTPNIYQVRSYDLSNITFVKGKTGWIVFDPLISPETAKAALDLVNKELGERPVLGIIYSHSHIDHYGGASGIISKEDLKAGKVKIIAPEHFTEHAVSENVIAGNAMGRRAVYMYGALLPRNERGGVNGGLGMTVSTGLAGLVLPTHEVKKTGEVITIDGVKMEFQMTPGTEAPAEMNTWFPAWNALWMAENTTNTMHNILTLRGAQVRDALKWSSFLNETIERWGDTVEVKFQSHHWPVWGNEKIVPYFKKQRDIYKFTHDQSVRLMNQGYNGEEISEMIKLPPELENNWATRGYYGTLRHNSRAIYQRYMGWYNGNPSDLNNLPPEVVAHKYMAYMGGEDNVLKKAQKSFNDGDYRWVAEVMKHAVFANPESHEAKELLADSYEQLGYQAESGPWRSVYLQGAYELRNGVPDGGGTQTATPDTIRAMTPDMLFDYLAVRLNAEKASGKVFSINMDFTDIDSKRTLTVENSVLNHTQKQVKKADVSLVMTMSLMNRIQLKEVTFDEAIKSGDIKLTGDKAVFDNFMAMLDDYSFWFNIVIP, encoded by the coding sequence ATGCGTAAAAAACTCGCGTTGACGGTATCGTTAACATTACTGTTTGTCACACCGGTAATGGGAGGAACAGATCCGAAGCCAGCGACAAAACATACAATAGAAGCCAATAAAAAAGTACTAGAAGCATTACCTTTCAGTGACACGCAGGATTTCAAGGATGCTCAGCGTGGATTTATCGCGAAACCGGATACGCTCACGATTAAATCCAAAGACGGGGTTCCTGTTTGGGATCTTGAGCAATACAAGCAATATATCCAGCTGGACAAGCCTGCTCCCGATACGGTAAATCCGAGTTTGTGGCGAAACGCACAGCTAGTGATGCAACATGGACTATTTGAAGTCACTCCCAATATCTATCAAGTTAGAAGCTATGACCTTTCTAATATCACGTTTGTTAAAGGCAAGACGGGGTGGATTGTATTTGATCCACTTATTTCGCCAGAAACGGCTAAAGCTGCGCTTGATCTGGTGAACAAGGAACTGGGCGAAAGGCCTGTGCTAGGTATTATTTATAGCCATAGTCATATTGATCACTATGGTGGTGCCTCTGGCATCATCTCAAAAGAAGACCTAAAAGCAGGTAAGGTTAAGATAATAGCCCCTGAGCACTTTACTGAGCATGCGGTTTCGGAAAATGTTATTGCTGGGAATGCAATGGGCCGCCGAGCTGTCTATATGTATGGTGCCTTGCTGCCGCGAAATGAGCGTGGAGGTGTAAATGGCGGTTTGGGCATGACAGTTTCGACTGGGCTTGCAGGCCTGGTACTGCCTACACATGAAGTGAAGAAGACAGGCGAAGTGATTACCATAGATGGGGTCAAGATGGAGTTCCAAATGACCCCGGGCACTGAAGCGCCTGCTGAAATGAACACTTGGTTCCCTGCTTGGAATGCCCTTTGGATGGCTGAAAATACCACCAATACGATGCATAACATATTAACCTTAAGGGGGGCTCAAGTGCGTGATGCACTTAAATGGTCTAGTTTTCTAAATGAGACGATTGAGCGGTGGGGGGATACGGTTGAGGTTAAATTTCAAAGCCATCATTGGCCTGTTTGGGGCAACGAAAAAATCGTTCCATATTTTAAAAAGCAGCGAGATATATACAAGTTTACGCATGATCAATCTGTTCGGTTAATGAACCAGGGTTATAACGGTGAAGAGATCTCAGAGATGATTAAGCTACCGCCAGAGCTTGAAAACAACTGGGCAACGCGGGGATATTATGGAACGTTACGTCACAACAGCCGTGCCATCTATCAACGCTATATGGGCTGGTATAACGGTAACCCTTCTGATTTAAATAATTTACCGCCAGAGGTCGTCGCGCATAAGTACATGGCCTACATGGGCGGGGAAGATAACGTCCTTAAGAAAGCACAAAAGTCGTTTAATGATGGAGATTACCGCTGGGTCGCTGAGGTGATGAAACATGCCGTGTTTGCAAACCCAGAAAGTCATGAGGCAAAAGAACTGCTGGCAGATTCTTATGAACAACTAGGTTATCAAGCGGAGTCTGGCCCGTGGCGATCAGTCTACCTACAGGGGGCTTATGAACTACGCAACGGGGTACCTGATGGGGGAGGAACTCAAACAGCAACTCCAGATACGATTCGAGCTATGACGCCTGATATGCTCTTTGATTATCTGGCGGTTCGTTTAAATGCAGAAAAAGCGAGCGGTAAGGTATTTAGTATTAATATGGATTTTACCGATATTGATAGTAAGCGTACCCTAACTGTTGAGAATTCAGTGCTCAACCATACTCAAAAGCAAGTGAAAAAAGCAGACGTTAGTCTTGTAATGACAATGAGCTTAATGAACCGGATTCAGTTAAAGGAAGTTACTTTTGATGAGGCGATTAAATCTGGAGATATTAAATTAACCGGCGATAAAGCAGTATTTGATAATTTTATGGCAATGCTGGATGACTATTCGTTCTGGTTTAACATTGTTATACCTTGA
- a CDS encoding PBPRA1643 family SWIM/SEC-C metal-binding motif protein — protein sequence MSKFFFKGRQDKREDHASVGFSTKRSEKPGSDNYPLSLTVATDERKVEVESILKEHALFANIEVNENAEEDISQLDSLLNTPKTMVFDKTPNRNDPCSCGSGRKYKKCCG from the coding sequence ATGTCCAAATTTTTCTTCAAGGGTCGTCAGGATAAGCGCGAAGACCATGCAAGCGTTGGTTTCAGCACTAAGCGTAGCGAAAAACCTGGCTCCGATAATTATCCGTTGTCGCTGACGGTCGCCACAGATGAACGCAAAGTAGAAGTCGAGAGCATACTTAAAGAGCACGCGCTTTTTGCCAATATTGAAGTTAATGAGAACGCAGAAGAAGACATCTCACAACTGGATAGCCTGCTCAATACCCCAAAAACCATGGTATTCGACAAAACACCTAACCGTAATGACCCTTGTTCCTGCGGCAGCGGAAGAAAGTACAAAAAGTGCTGCGGTTAG
- a CDS encoding serine/threonine protein kinase: MPDKNFAGKYRIDGILGEGGMGVVYKGYDPLIARVVAIKTIRANLLEGQSGQELLKRFRHEAQAAGRLTHPNIVAIYEYEECGKEGYPYFIMEYVEGKELKDYLKMGVRFTFDQSLHIIEQVLQALGYAHAHGIIHRDIKPANVILLDDKNVKIADFGIAKLDDMDFTQTGKVIGTPSYMSPEQCKGLHVDGRSDLYSTALLLYELLTGKKATAVSHQGGFAQIMKGFSPDKPDTSDPKTIHVFNTLIKKALAEEQDQRFQSAEEFLKEIKKLRAQHSAHTQKPPYWVFAGLLVGAVFVVSGVLLFESNSQTEVPAPPSENTGTPSSESNSVSSGPKPIVTVTTASKELTADEKNKIDKLLTVARTHRLVGRLITPTGSNAYYSYKMVLAIDSQNTEALDGIKAIEKEIVSKIKGYQERGNVEQANQLATVGQRLYPNNQELQLLATQ; the protein is encoded by the coding sequence ATGCCTGACAAAAATTTCGCAGGAAAATACCGTATTGACGGGATTCTCGGAGAGGGTGGCATGGGCGTTGTTTATAAGGGGTATGACCCTCTAATCGCACGCGTCGTCGCAATAAAAACAATTAGAGCCAACCTGTTAGAAGGACAATCCGGCCAGGAGCTATTAAAGCGCTTCCGACATGAAGCTCAAGCAGCAGGCCGTTTAACGCACCCGAATATTGTAGCGATCTACGAATACGAAGAGTGCGGAAAAGAAGGTTACCCATACTTTATAATGGAATATGTTGAGGGAAAAGAACTTAAGGATTACCTGAAAATGGGCGTACGATTTACCTTTGATCAGTCCCTGCATATTATTGAACAAGTACTGCAAGCGTTGGGCTATGCACATGCCCATGGAATTATTCACCGGGATATCAAACCCGCCAACGTTATCCTGCTGGACGACAAAAACGTTAAAATCGCCGACTTTGGAATCGCAAAACTGGATGACATGGATTTCACCCAAACCGGAAAAGTCATCGGCACCCCAAGCTATATGTCTCCCGAGCAGTGTAAAGGGTTGCATGTAGACGGGAGATCAGACCTCTACTCTACCGCGCTGCTACTCTATGAGCTGTTGACGGGCAAAAAGGCAACTGCGGTTAGCCATCAAGGCGGCTTCGCGCAAATAATGAAGGGGTTTTCACCGGACAAACCTGATACCTCTGATCCCAAAACAATTCATGTGTTTAACACACTCATAAAGAAAGCTTTAGCAGAAGAGCAAGATCAGCGATTTCAAAGTGCTGAGGAGTTTCTAAAAGAGATAAAGAAACTGCGAGCACAACATTCTGCACATACTCAGAAACCCCCTTACTGGGTTTTCGCAGGGCTCTTAGTCGGCGCAGTGTTTGTAGTGTCAGGAGTTCTATTATTCGAATCCAACAGCCAGACAGAAGTCCCCGCCCCCCCCTCAGAAAACACCGGCACGCCTTCATCAGAAAGTAACTCGGTTTCCAGTGGTCCAAAACCCATAGTGACAGTCACAACCGCCAGCAAAGAGCTTACGGCCGATGAAAAAAATAAAATAGACAAACTGCTTACCGTTGCTCGAACTCATAGGCTGGTTGGCCGCTTGATCACTCCCACCGGCAGCAATGCTTACTACAGTTACAAAATGGTATTGGCAATAGACAGTCAAAATACTGAAGCACTGGATGGCATAAAAGCCATTGAAAAAGAGATCGTCAGCAAAATAAAAGGCTATCAGGAAAGGGGAAATGTAGAACAGGCGAATCAGCTGGCAACGGTAGGTCAGCGCCTTTATCCGAACAACCAGGAATTACAGCTATTGGCCACCCAATAA
- a CDS encoding caspase family protein, with the protein MLYPHSPYIRAINRQNSPAAIHPVSAYCLKLYRDIAADLVKSTLPSMRLLAVSLTCLVVACSSVTPEDQSPPADVAAQTGNNFFIVDCLLPGQVRKLGGKFSYLTAKRPIKTSASNCEIRGGEYVAYDRADYATALKIWLPMAKEGDAEAQNYVGEIYEKGLGLTPDYQLAAMWYQKASDQQLTRAQINLGHLYEKGLGVEKNIATAMSFYRLASGLTDDQLTFSSSLQASYVPREQFHAISQQLRQTETKQQELEEKVNLFQNQLMAKNSSLRANEQQLKNTQEQLQALLLNAPDDESGLSTEREIELLDELKSLEQQRSELVSQVSTIEDSARLLAEKNRSLQSQLDKSIESEANYRTQIAKTQIELDSYARQLSQTQQEVAQLEGELNKQRASNNASTAEGKNTISSLERAIEKKNAVLTVQTQQHNTLLAQHNSKQSELKALRAKLAEQQRALAQQNTAASEQAEYYRNALSQKEQALADIRGQLHANQQKLQQALDEKQKEIESLSASHQTETGEFEAQVANLAKQLEQQQKLVDSQHQQISILQKDIDNYNLEIIKIASLTPTAAGPVVDDAPSIEIIDPPVTLTRSTPTVNLRSRQNHRDVIGKVSAPAGLLSLTINGINEDLEDNSLFKAEVPITDDVTPVDIVAVDTKGRRVAISFSMLSETKKTDTVKTETKQPSGNPPSLGNYYALIIGNNDYQSMSTLVTAINDAKEAEKILKDQYQFKTQLLVNATRYQILSALNKLREELQENDNLLIYYAGHGKLDPINKRGFWLPIDADENNSANWISNIAITDILNAMKAKHVLVVADSCYSGSLSQTAIARVEQDLEADVKQQWIKVMANTRARIMLTSGGVEPVLDGGGGKHSIFAKAFLDTLRNNNQILEGYSLYYEVLTKVMKKASQLDREQVPQYAPIHLAGHESGEFLFSPKI; encoded by the coding sequence ATGTTATATCCACACAGTCCTTACATAAGAGCTATCAACCGCCAAAACAGCCCAGCCGCTATACATCCGGTTAGTGCCTACTGCCTCAAACTATATCGAGACATTGCAGCAGACCTCGTCAAATCGACGCTTCCCTCTATGCGCTTGCTGGCAGTATCGCTTACTTGTCTTGTTGTTGCTTGCTCATCGGTCACACCTGAAGATCAATCCCCTCCTGCCGATGTAGCCGCCCAAACGGGTAACAATTTCTTTATTGTTGACTGCCTGTTACCGGGACAAGTTAGGAAGCTTGGGGGAAAATTTTCATATTTAACAGCCAAACGCCCGATAAAAACATCTGCCTCAAATTGTGAAATAAGGGGCGGAGAGTATGTCGCTTATGACCGTGCTGACTATGCAACTGCGCTAAAAATCTGGTTGCCGATGGCGAAAGAGGGAGATGCAGAAGCGCAAAATTATGTGGGAGAGATATACGAAAAAGGCCTCGGATTAACCCCCGACTACCAACTGGCCGCGATGTGGTATCAAAAAGCATCTGACCAACAGCTTACCAGGGCCCAAATTAATCTCGGGCACCTCTACGAGAAAGGCCTTGGTGTAGAAAAGAACATTGCAACGGCGATGAGTTTCTACCGGCTAGCATCCGGCTTGACCGATGATCAACTGACCTTTTCTTCTTCTCTGCAAGCGTCTTACGTTCCAAGAGAGCAGTTTCATGCCATATCACAACAGCTAAGACAGACAGAGACCAAACAGCAAGAACTCGAAGAGAAGGTTAATCTATTTCAAAACCAGTTAATGGCAAAAAATAGTTCCCTGAGAGCAAACGAACAACAGCTAAAGAATACCCAAGAGCAGCTGCAAGCGCTCTTGTTAAATGCGCCAGATGACGAATCAGGCCTGTCTACCGAGCGGGAGATTGAACTGCTTGACGAGCTAAAATCACTCGAACAACAACGCTCTGAGCTGGTCAGCCAAGTATCAACAATTGAAGACTCTGCCAGACTGCTCGCGGAAAAAAACCGATCATTGCAAAGCCAATTAGATAAAAGTATCGAATCAGAGGCCAACTACCGCACACAAATTGCCAAAACACAAATAGAACTTGATAGTTATGCACGGCAACTCAGCCAAACACAGCAGGAGGTTGCCCAACTGGAAGGCGAGCTTAATAAACAGAGAGCATCAAACAACGCATCAACTGCTGAAGGAAAAAATACTATTTCTTCACTCGAGCGAGCCATTGAAAAGAAAAATGCCGTATTAACGGTTCAAACCCAGCAACATAATACCTTGTTGGCGCAACACAATAGTAAGCAAAGCGAGTTAAAAGCATTAAGGGCCAAACTGGCGGAACAACAACGCGCGCTAGCACAACAAAATACCGCTGCAAGTGAGCAAGCGGAATATTATAGAAACGCGCTTTCACAAAAAGAGCAAGCACTGGCAGACATACGTGGCCAACTTCATGCAAACCAACAAAAACTTCAACAGGCTTTAGACGAAAAACAAAAAGAGATCGAATCACTATCAGCATCACACCAAACCGAAACAGGCGAATTTGAAGCTCAGGTCGCGAACCTGGCAAAACAACTGGAGCAGCAACAAAAACTGGTTGATAGCCAGCACCAGCAGATATCAATTCTTCAAAAAGACATCGACAACTACAATCTGGAAATAATAAAAATCGCCTCGCTAACGCCAACAGCTGCCGGGCCCGTAGTCGACGATGCGCCATCAATCGAGATCATTGATCCCCCTGTCACACTGACCCGAAGCACGCCTACCGTTAACTTGAGGTCTCGCCAAAATCATAGAGATGTTATCGGCAAGGTATCAGCGCCCGCAGGCCTTCTCTCGTTGACCATTAACGGAATCAACGAAGACCTCGAAGACAATAGCCTGTTCAAAGCTGAAGTCCCCATTACTGACGATGTCACCCCTGTAGACATTGTTGCTGTCGATACCAAGGGGCGACGCGTCGCAATCAGTTTCTCAATGCTGTCTGAAACCAAAAAAACAGACACAGTAAAAACAGAAACGAAACAACCATCCGGTAATCCGCCGAGCTTGGGAAATTACTACGCCTTGATTATCGGCAACAATGACTATCAGTCCATGTCGACGCTGGTAACCGCAATTAATGATGCAAAAGAAGCCGAAAAAATCTTGAAGGATCAGTATCAATTCAAAACCCAACTACTGGTAAACGCAACGCGCTATCAAATACTTTCGGCACTCAATAAACTTCGGGAAGAGTTACAGGAGAATGATAACCTGCTCATTTACTATGCCGGACATGGGAAGTTAGACCCAATCAACAAGCGGGGCTTTTGGTTACCTATTGATGCAGACGAAAACAATAGCGCCAACTGGATATCCAACATTGCGATCACCGATATTTTAAATGCAATGAAAGCGAAACATGTTTTAGTGGTCGCAGATTCCTGCTATTCAGGTTCATTGTCACAAACAGCTATAGCAAGAGTAGAACAGGACTTAGAGGCTGATGTTAAACAGCAATGGATAAAAGTCATGGCAAATACTCGCGCACGGATCATGCTTACATCAGGTGGCGTCGAGCCGGTTCTTGATGGAGGCGGGGGAAAACACTCAATATTTGCCAAAGCCTTTCTCGATACGCTACGCAATAATAATCAAATACTTGAAGGTTATTCGCTATATTATGAAGTGTTGACTAAAGTGATGAAAAAGGCATCACAATTAGATAGGGAGCAAGTACCACAATATGCCCCAATACACTTGGCTGGCCATGAATCAGGGGAGTTTTTATTCTCTCCCAAGATCTAA
- a CDS encoding peroxiredoxin, protein MSVLVGKKAPDFTVPAVLADGQIVDELTLSEAIKGKYGLVFFYPLDFTFVCPSELIALDHRIEAFKERNVEVIGVSIDSHFTHNAWRNTPVNEGGIGQVKYTLAADINHDICKAYDVESEGGVAFRGAFLIDLEGNVRSQIVNDLPLGRNMDELIRLVDALQFHEEHGEVCPAGWNKGDKGMDASPDGVAKYLSESADNL, encoded by the coding sequence ATGAGCGTACTCGTTGGTAAGAAAGCACCTGATTTTACAGTTCCTGCGGTATTAGCAGACGGACAAATCGTTGATGAGCTTACATTAAGCGAAGCAATAAAAGGCAAGTATGGTTTAGTTTTCTTTTACCCACTGGATTTCACCTTTGTATGCCCATCTGAATTGATTGCACTTGATCACCGCATCGAAGCGTTTAAAGAGCGTAACGTTGAAGTAATTGGTGTATCTATCGATTCTCACTTTACTCACAACGCATGGCGTAACACGCCAGTAAACGAAGGCGGTATCGGTCAGGTTAAATACACGTTGGCTGCTGATATTAACCACGACATCTGTAAAGCTTATGATGTTGAGTCAGAAGGTGGCGTTGCATTCCGTGGCGCGTTCCTGATTGATTTGGAAGGTAATGTTCGTTCGCAGATTGTTAACGACCTTCCTTTAGGCCGTAACATGGATGAGCTGATTCGTCTGGTTGATGCGCTTCAGTTCCATGAAGAGCATGGTGAAGTTTGCCCAGCTGGTTGGAACAAGGGTGATAAAGGTATGGATGCTTCTCCAGACGGTGTTGCTAAGTACTTGTCTGAAAGCGCAGATAACCTGTAA
- the rnt gene encoding ribonuclease T, whose amino-acid sequence MSYRFRGFLPVVIDVETAGFNSETDALLEIAAVIIGMDSNGDVYCKETISCNVEPFKGANIEKSALDFTGIDPTCPLRNAKPESVALERIFKAVRHEIKEQDCNRAVLVGHNATFDHNFVFAAAERTEIKRNPFHPFSTFDTVTLAGLAYGQTVLAKACAAAGIEFNGKAAHSARYDTEKTAELFCKIVNRYKEAGAWPC is encoded by the coding sequence ATGTCTTACCGGTTTCGAGGTTTTTTGCCGGTCGTCATCGACGTGGAAACCGCAGGATTTAACTCAGAAACAGATGCCCTGCTAGAAATAGCCGCCGTCATTATTGGGATGGATAGCAACGGCGATGTATATTGTAAGGAAACCATTAGCTGTAATGTTGAGCCGTTTAAAGGTGCAAATATCGAAAAGTCAGCACTGGACTTCACCGGCATAGACCCGACCTGCCCGCTTCGAAATGCGAAACCAGAAAGTGTTGCCCTGGAACGAATATTTAAAGCCGTCAGACATGAAATAAAAGAACAGGACTGCAACCGAGCAGTATTGGTTGGCCACAACGCCACCTTTGATCATAACTTTGTGTTCGCTGCGGCTGAAAGAACGGAAATAAAGCGCAACCCATTCCACCCATTTTCAACCTTTGATACGGTGACCCTAGCCGGGTTAGCATACGGTCAGACCGTGCTGGCAAAAGCGTGCGCCGCTGCCGGCATTGAATTCAATGGTAAAGCCGCTCACTCAGCGCGTTATGACACGGAAAAAACAGCTGAGCTATTCTGTAAAATAGTTAACCGCTACAAAGAAGCAGGTGCCTGGCCCTGCTAA
- the pyrC gene encoding dihydroorotase yields MTELTITRPDDWHLHLRDNEFLTQTVPASARYFGRAIIMPNLVPPVTTMDDAIAYKARITEATPPSSQFKPLMTLYLTDKTTPADIQNAVDSGVVVACKLYPAGATTNSDSGVTDIDKITPTLEKMAELGLPLLIHGEVTTDDIDIFDREEVFIETTLEPLVKKIPSLKIVLEHITTKQAVEFVTNAPERVAATITPHHLMYNRNHMLVGGIRPHFYCLPILKRNVHQLALQQAATSGNPKFFLGTDSAPHAQNKKETACGCAGCYSAFAAIELYAEAFESLGALDKLEGFASHFGPDFYGLPRNKDTITLIKSEWQAPEKLSFGDTEVVPLRAGTKLGWKVA; encoded by the coding sequence ATGACTGAATTGACCATTACTCGTCCGGACGACTGGCATCTCCACCTACGAGACAATGAATTTCTCACTCAAACCGTTCCTGCCTCTGCGCGGTATTTTGGCAGGGCTATTATTATGCCAAACCTGGTTCCCCCCGTGACAACAATGGATGATGCGATCGCGTACAAGGCCAGAATCACCGAGGCCACGCCACCATCAAGCCAGTTCAAGCCGCTAATGACACTATATCTGACTGACAAAACCACGCCTGCAGATATTCAAAATGCAGTAGACAGTGGTGTTGTTGTAGCCTGTAAGCTGTACCCGGCAGGTGCCACCACTAACTCTGACTCAGGTGTAACCGATATCGATAAAATTACGCCTACGTTAGAGAAAATGGCAGAACTTGGACTGCCTTTATTGATCCACGGTGAAGTAACAACAGATGATATTGATATATTTGACCGTGAAGAGGTCTTTATCGAGACCACTCTCGAACCGCTGGTTAAGAAAATTCCTTCACTAAAAATCGTGCTGGAGCACATCACAACCAAGCAAGCCGTAGAATTTGTCACTAATGCGCCTGAGCGGGTTGCGGCCACCATCACCCCGCACCACTTGATGTATAACCGTAACCATATGCTGGTCGGTGGAATCAGGCCTCACTTTTATTGCCTGCCCATACTAAAGCGTAATGTGCATCAATTAGCACTTCAACAAGCCGCCACCAGTGGCAACCCCAAGTTTTTCCTTGGCACAGACTCGGCTCCCCATGCCCAAAACAAAAAAGAGACAGCGTGTGGCTGCGCGGGTTGCTACTCAGCCTTTGCTGCCATTGAGCTTTATGCTGAGGCATTTGAATCACTGGGTGCGCTCGATAAACTCGAAGGGTTTGCCAGCCATTTTGGCCCCGACTTTTACGGGTTACCCCGCAATAAAGACACGATCACATTGATCAAATCTGAGTGGCAAGCCCCTGAAAAACTCTCTTTTGGTGATACTGAGGTTGTTCCGCTACGAGCAGGCACAAAACTGGGTTGGAAAGTTGCGTAA
- a CDS encoding OmpA family protein, with the protein MAILSKLLLLFVLIPVEGVAKTYTADLSNSQWYLSASIFECSLTHPIPRYGKGVFYHEAGEKLTFYLNANANPMKTGKAALVIEAPQWRPGNNVQSLGYVPVSESSKPIVVGRTKARNMMEGLMDGMTPTFTRRSWYNDESIRVRVSSVNFPDFYNDYLNCVASLLPVNFRQVERTKVLFKVDKAELTEDDRKILEKVVIYLKADNTVTSIVIDGHTDSSGRRIYNRRLSKERSEVVRTYFIENGIPEEMITTRYHGERYPVAKNNSKKNKAKNRRTTVRLERGTRMASSSSSNASPEG; encoded by the coding sequence ATGGCCATATTAAGTAAGCTATTACTGTTATTTGTTTTGATACCGGTTGAGGGTGTTGCGAAAACGTATACGGCTGACTTGAGTAATAGCCAGTGGTATTTATCAGCTTCTATTTTTGAATGCAGCCTGACACATCCGATCCCTCGATATGGTAAGGGGGTTTTCTATCATGAGGCGGGCGAAAAACTAACGTTCTATTTGAACGCAAACGCAAATCCTATGAAAACAGGTAAGGCGGCATTGGTGATAGAAGCACCCCAGTGGAGGCCGGGGAACAATGTGCAGAGTTTAGGTTACGTCCCAGTTTCAGAGTCTAGTAAGCCAATTGTAGTTGGACGCACAAAAGCACGTAATATGATGGAGGGGCTAATGGATGGCATGACCCCGACATTCACGCGTAGGTCTTGGTATAACGACGAGTCTATTAGAGTACGGGTGTCTTCGGTTAACTTCCCTGACTTCTATAATGATTACCTCAACTGTGTCGCGTCTTTATTGCCGGTTAATTTCAGGCAGGTGGAGCGCACCAAAGTGCTGTTTAAAGTGGATAAAGCTGAGCTAACAGAAGATGATCGAAAGATTCTCGAAAAAGTTGTGATTTACCTGAAGGCTGATAATACCGTGACATCTATTGTTATTGATGGGCATACCGACAGCAGTGGTCGAAGAATCTATAACCGGCGTCTGTCGAAAGAGCGATCAGAAGTCGTGAGAACCTATTTCATTGAGAACGGCATTCCAGAAGAGATGATTACGACTCGCTATCATGGCGAGCGCTATCCAGTTGCCAAGAATAACAGCAAAAAGAACAAAGCAAAGAACAGACGTACCACCGTTCGGTTGGAAAGAGGCACTAGAATGGCCTCTAGTTCAAGCAGCAATGCCTCCCCAGAAGGCTAA